Genomic DNA from Hordeum vulgare subsp. vulgare chromosome 2H, MorexV3_pseudomolecules_assembly, whole genome shotgun sequence:
CGTTATGGGGCCATGTGGCAGCCAGGGCGCGTCCGGATAAACTGAAAACAGTCAGACTGGCATTCTCCGATGAGTTCCAGGAGGACATCCTTGTATGGCACATTGCCACCCAAGTTTTCCTCGTGAACGCCAAGCAATCGCTGCTTGCAGTGCCACGCGCCAATGCGATCAAGGTGCTGTGAGTACCTGATGTTCCTTGGCACCGTGCGCCAGCACATGCTACCAGGCCTTGTGCTCCGCGGCGTGTATGAAGCTACCAAGCTGTCCTTGCAGCAGGTTTGGGACGAAGACAAACAGATCATTTCGAGTTCGGCAACCGCGGAGCAGAAGCTTGCAAggatcttgcttggcaagaataaATACAACAAGTGGGACTTTGAGCATTTTGAAACTAGCCTCCTCCCAGACGCTGTTAATATTGCCATTGAGCTGCTCCGGGCCGACGAGTCTGAGATGCCAGAGCTGCTGGAGCTGGTCTTCAACGTGTGGGTGGAGAAGCTGCTGCATGCGGCCACCCGATCCAGGCCGGAATCCCATGCCAAGCAGCTCAGCAGTGGTGGTGACCTCACAACCATCGTCATGATTATGGCGCAACATGCTGGCTCGTTTAAGGTGACGCGGATGACCCAGCAGGGTCCAGACATGGAAGATGACCTGGCAGATGACAACGATCTAGTCAATGACATGGACCGGCTGTTCCCAGAAAGCCCTCAAACTTCTTGGGCGTGATCCGGTTTTAATCCTGCAGTTTGTAGTATGCTTCGTATGAATCTAACCTTTTGGATTAtattccctctgtcccaaaataactgtcttaactttatactagctctagtataaagttatattaagcttaagacacttattttgggacggagggagtaaaataTAAAGCTCATTTAGCCCATGAACATtgtctactccctccatccttcaAAGAATGTACTTCCAACTTTATTGGAGGGTCAAACTATCTCAAAGTTTGACCAAGTTTGTGCAAAAATATATCATTGTTTGTGAAACCAAATAGGTATATGATGAAGATATATTTTATCATGAATCCAATGCTACTAATTTGATGGCATAAATGTTGATATATTATAGTATAAATACTAAAATACAGTCAACCATAAAAAAGTTGAGAAGTGCTTCCATACACCCCCTCCCCACAAACCGTTGAAGGGCAAATGGGTTAGTTCAGTGATCCATATACCCACCttgttttgtactccctccgtacctaaatataagtcttttaagatattttaattggtgtctacatacggagcaaaatgagtgaatctatattctaaagtatgtctatatacatccgtatgtagttcattagtgaaacctctaaaaagactcatATTTAaccatttaggaacggagggagtacgtacCAGCCGTCCGTAGCAATTAATACGCGCGGCCATGCAAAATAAAACACGATCATGTCCGCGTGCCGCCCgctaaggaaaaaaaaaagaaacttgCATGATCTATCTCCTCCCGCTCGGCGATCGTGCGACTCCCGATCGATTTCCCAACTGGCCGATCGCCGCAGGTGTCCGGATGTGTGGAAGACCGATGTCACCGTTGAGTACCTCTCCCCTTCCCATGCAGCTTGTCATCGTCCATGTCGCACGGCACGGTCCCTGGTGTCGGTGACTCTACCGACGCCGGACGCCGCGGTCGCCGCTAGTCGCTGTAGTCGGTCGTCGCCTCGGATCCAGCACATAACCCTGCGGGTGACTTCCTCGTCTTCACGTGACCGCCATCTTGAATCACGCCGCAGGCCCTCTCGGCCTTGAACAACGACATAGACACCCCCGCGTAAGGTTTTCCGTCCAACCTTCGACAGATTGAAATGAGCAGTGACATAGACACCCCCTCGTTTATTTATAAGACACCTCCCCTGTCTGTAAGGGACGGGTCTATTGAGAATTGATGGGATGCGTGCGTACTTCAAGATGCACGACACTCAACGATTATTATTATTAAATTTTGGAGCGGGGTTAAAAGTTACGGGTCCCGCGACGCTTCGGTATTCGTGGATTCGCCGAAGACTAGTTCGTCACGTTACAAATCGGAGGAGGAACTTGCCTTGCAAGCAGACTGCTAAGGACGCGCGGAGCTGCCAAAGACAACACACAATGGCGTTTAAGGCTAGTTCATGGGCTACTAAAggagtcctggattaaggggtcctcagggaGCTGGCCCGTGGATCACATCGTCAAAGTCGGATAGTGGATGAACCTCGTACATTGGAAGGAAAGCTCCAAAGATTGGCGTGGACTCCaagcttagaaggactaggtcggctcaCCTATCTCCGACGGTAGTCGGTAACTTATAAACCCTAgggcccctggtgtctatataaaccagaggcccTTATCTGTGTAGAGGAGGCAGaaccatctagggtttagcatacaTGATCTCGAAGTAGATAAACtctataatcatcttcatcaatataatcgagcaggacgtagggtattacctccataggagggcccgaacctgggtaaaccaccgtgccccccttcttcctgcaacccatcgatcctcggtctacagttcgggaccccctacccgagatctgccagttttgacACCAACAAACATCACTCCACCAACAGATATTAATATGCTATTTGGGACATGGCTCAATGGAGTACGCGGAACTATAGCGAATCGTATCCGGATTGTAATATGTGCATTATTTTGGGCCATATGGAACACTAGAAATGACATGATTTTTAATGACAAGATCTACAATAACTTTTTGCAGGTTATATACAAGGCCATGtcttggatccgtacgtggtcgttACTTAATCATAGGGACCACACGGAACTTATGGTTCTTGGGTGCAATCGGTGAAAGACGGTCACATGGGCTATCTCCAGACGATTTGGATATCGCGTTAATAATAGGCTAGGTGCATAGGCATCGTAGCCTAATTTTGGTCTTTGCCAGATGTGGCAGTTTTTTTAGATTTCAATTATATGCTTTTGTCTTGCTTAGATTGTGAGCCCTTCGTGAACATACGAATTTATTTCTATACTTGCTTAATAATATGGTtgcatgcatcaattgatgcaaaGACCGGAGGCTTCATTCCTCCTTTTTCAAAAAAACAATTGTAATAGAACCCACACGAAAGCCATGTTGAATAAATCGATAAGATCCCAAGTAGGTAAAACCTTAAGTCCTTGCCTATTATTCTCATTATCGTTTCTTTCATAAAATTTTGTGCAGTTGACCCAGTAAACTACAGCTATTAGTTGACAAATGCTTTTATAAATAAACTTGTATGTAGCAAAACTTCTTATGAATTCGGGAACCTAGTGTCATCTCGGTCCACATCGGGGAGGTTTTCTGCGTATCCCCCGCAATTCGGCTCCCGCAACACAGGAGGCGACTAGGgttcccctcctcccctcccgccgtCGCCGGCCCTCCCGCCGCCATCGGCCGCCGTCCTAGCCCCCGCCCCCGTCCCCTTCTGTCCCCCTCCTTTCCCCATCCAGATCCGCCCTCGCGCCGCCTCCCCGGGAGGTGGCCGAGGCGGAGCTCGAGCTCCTCTCCCGCGGGCTTCCTCCTCCCCCGTCTCCCTCCCGCCGCCACCGACGGTCGCCCCCGGCGCTGGCCCGGGTGGTGCTAGCGGTGGCGGGCCTTCTTGTCCCCCCACGCGCGTGCTCCCTTCCCAgggcagggaggcggcggcggtgcagcCCGGTTTAGCTGCGGTCCGGTGGCGTTGCGGCGACGATCGACGGCAGGCGTGGTGTCGGCGCCGCTCCTTGGCGGCGGGGCAGCGTGGTGATGCAGGGTGGCCGGCGTCGCGCCCTCGGCCTAGATCTGGGCCCGGCGGGCCCCATCTGGGTACTACCGGGTAGGGCCCCGACGTGCCTCGTTGTCTGCTGCgcggtgaggaggaggagcagctcgGATGTGGGTGGCGGCGCGGACGGCGTGCCTGTAGCAGCGTGAGGGCGGGAGCTTTACGGACCTGTGGGACCTTGGACCTCGTGTGCTCCTGCTATTGCGTCCGGACGGCTACCGTTGCTGACGGTGGAGGTTGAGCCCTCCCGCATGCCTCCGGTGTTGTTGCCCTAGTCCCGGCTCCGAATCATTGTTGTGCTGTCCTCACTTCGCGGTGTTGTGGTGAGCCGGCGTGGGGGCCTCAAGACCGCGTTGGCGTAGGGTGGTGGTTGCTTTGGTGGCAGGCTCCGGAGTGCAGCGCTGCGGGTGGGGATTGGGGGAAACCCGTGTCGTCATGGCCTACACCGGTCACCCAGGGCGTTTGGGTACCCGAACCCGAACCGAACCGAATTACCCGAATTGTCGGGTAATTCAGGTATCGGGTAAGGGTTCGATTCTCATTTCTTGACTATTCGATTTCCGGGTTAGGGTTCGGTTTCTAGTCTGGAAAACCCGAAATACCatactacccaaattattcataTTGTCCAaaaatttcatgctattattacactaATTTGTTACCCATACTAATTAAAATACTCATATTACCAAAAATACCCATAATATCCaagttattcatatcaaaagttgatgtatgctccaaatattttgggtattttgggtacccgaattacccgaaccgaaattttgggtaatttgggttTGGGTATTTTTTTGACAGAAACCATTTTGGTTTCCATTTTCAAATACCCAAATTACCCATAAACCGAACTACccgaaccgaaataaccaaaatacccgaaCACCCAGGCTGACACACCGGCGCGGTGGCGCCTGTGGGTGCCACCTCACCTTCTGGGAGGGCATCGAGGGCTACCCTTCCTCTCGCCTCGTCGTgtaccgggggaaacccttggcagcagcgtcgtcatcgtcgcgatccttcttggaggtgttgattggtGCCGGCGCTTCAGAGTCTTGGAGCCTAGTGGAGGATCCCAGGTGGGTGCAACGGTCGCGAGGCTTCTTCATTTTTGTTGATCCGCCGTTGTCGGCATTTATTTCTTTTGCTCTTTCTCTGTCGTTTCTTTTGGGCGTGACTGTGCTGCTTCCGCCCGAGCACCTATCCCTGAATGGTtcggttggttgctttgtaatacaaagcgggggAAAACCCTTTTTTCGGAAAACCTAGGGTCATCTCTAGGGAACAAGGGAAACAATCTAAATCTAAAACCGGATCGAAGGTAATAAGGTACAAATGGCAAATAAAAGATgccatttactccctccgttcctaaatataagaccttttagagattgtactataaactacatacggatgtacatagacatattttagagtatagattcactcattttgcttcgtatgtagcctCCTAATAAAAtacctaaaatgtcttatattttggaacggagggagtattacaaaCCATGCTTGAAACACGACAAGTGCTCAAAGTTGCATGGCGGCAAGGAAAATTCTTGGCCATAGATATGACAAGTCAACATGCAATCCGCTAGAGTTGCCTAATCAGCGAAGAGTCTATGGTCACAGATTCATCGTCCATGTCTAGATACATAATAAGTCAGATAAGTACATAGAATATACCTGCAAACTCTTCATTGCGGTTTGGGACGAATATCCATATGACCATTGTTGGGTTCATCCTTAGGTCAATTGTCCTATGTTCGGGTTGTGAAGAAACTAAGTTTTTGCGTAAAGCGGTAATTAAAGCTTTTACTAGCCAAAGAGACTGTGCGTTGCAACGGCAGAAAAAAAAAAACCACCATCTTCAATgacgatgaccacattatgttcatatttCATCGTATGATTTTAAAAATTTGTTttcaaatgcaagaaaatatttcttcctTTAATTTTATTAACAATTCACAACTtgaaacaatgttcatattttttttaaaatatcaTGGTTCCTAAAAAACTtgataactcaaagaattattctgaaatcaagaaacattttttaaaatatactataatattccGATCCACCCTCACAATTAATTCTTCAAACTTCACTAAGGTATATAATCAGAAAGACTGAAAAGCATTGGTATTTAACTGCATACATTCTATCATtggtgaacaattttacaaatttgggaacatttttaaaatcgagattttttttactatttataaacattttttacaaattccaaacaatattttatattacgaactgttttcaagtattttcttgtgaattAGCGAATAATTTAATTTTTGAATTACCAATTTTTTTttaattgcattaaagaaattgctcaaaatgatggacttttttttattcacgaatgttttctccaaaattacgatttttttaatgtgcaaacatttttacaaaaatctcAAACAATTTTTGTCttcgcaaacattttatgttttatcaAACATTTATGTAAATATAATTTGTTGAATTGCAatttttttttgatttatttgaattagaaaaaataaaaagaaacagaTAAATAGtaattaaaaaactaaaaaacaGGCCCCTGCCCATGGGCTAGCCCAAATGGGCGTGCTGTTTATTTTCCAGCGAGCAGAGCGTATTATAGCTGGTCCCTATGTTTTGACCGGCCCATGCCAGGATTCCTGTAAAACGTTTTCTATAATTTatcggtggcattggtgggtaatattaGACAATTTCGAAGGCAATTATAATGACGTACCGCAGAAGCAATAGGTgttttattaataggtaaagataaagataaagataaaacaaATATAATAAATATCGGTACGCCGATGACAAGTAATAGTATCGGTAAACACTGCTTGGCTCCTACCAATCATCATCCAAATCTTAGATTATTGTTCGTTATGCATAAGACCATGCTTGCCTACCGGCAGTATACGACAACGTTGTGGCAGCTATATATCGTACCCACTTGCAAAAATAAATGCTAGATATGGTACTCTACGTGGAAACGGAAATTGCCACGATGGTGCATCTCAGTTGGCCGCCGCCAGCTTAAATTAAGCACACCATATTAAGTAAAATCTCCATCATCACCATGTGGTTTCCTTAGAGATATATCCATTTGTTTGGCGAAGTCCAGGTTCATGCTTTCGGTCTATGCATGGTCTGCTTGTGAACTAATTTAATGACATGTTTGGAGCTACTTTCCCTGAATTATGCCCTTGTCTGTTTTTGGCACTTTACTTTCTAATTCCTTTTAGTGGTGCTAACATATATATCTCCTGTGTTTATGATTATtagaatagtactccctccgttccgaattACTTGTCGTATAAATGGTTCAAAATAAATGTATATAAAACTAAAAATACATTCCGGATGGAAGGAGTATTACCTAGAAAGGGTCAGGGTCGCCAGCACACTCTCCCCTCGCTGATGCCCATTGCCATCCCTCAAAATCTTGTTGGACAAGATTTTCTCTTGTGAGGCCGCACCCCACCCGAACTGTCAACCCTCGGACTCCCCTCTGTCTAGGACATTGCTGGAACGTCGTTCCTGTTAGAGTAAACAAGAGAGAGAAGCGATTGGAATGAACAGTCTTTTTATTGATAACACACAAGGCTATATATATAAAGTGAGGGAACGCGTTGAACAGACACGACCTTTACAAAGGACGCCACAAAGACGGTTGTTAAGTATGAATTATTAGGATTATAATTAATCCTTAACAGTTCCCACACGTGCCATCGCTGTCGTCCGTCCCCACACCTCACCGTGCTTGCTGCGGAGCGAACAGCTTCGGCCTCGAGCCCTCGACGCTAACACCCAATTTTACTGGGATGAAATTTGTTTTCAGGCACCAGAAAAATAGCAAGCACCTACTAACTTATATCGAATCCATACTTCTTGGCATAGTAAATTCTGAAGGTACTAGAGACTTTGAGCGCGTTGACGTTGTTCCTTCATCACATGGCCTATCGTGGTCACCCTCCCTGTCAACAAGTAGGTCATTCCCTGGtcaacatgcatgcatgcacgcgtcTCCTGGTCTTGcttcatgcatgcatcaacgaatGGTTGCGCGAATTGTAAGCTAGTCTTAATCTGTTGTTTCCTTTTTTAGCAGTGAGCACGAGGAGCTGAGACTTTTGACCGGACCGGAGTTGTTGCGCCCTGGATCCATCATCAAATGTATCATATGCACCCACCTCCCCTGTACAGagcccttgtaaagttggagaaattAATTAGTAGAGGCAACATATATAAGGTTGCTGCGTGCAGCTTAACTCAACAGTCTAGTAGTACACATTAGATTCAGCACACGAGCAgactgcatattcttcatggataACAAGATGACCAGCAACAGCATGACGGTCGTCCATGGTGGCTCGGAGATGGACGCGTTGCTTAGGCGGCAGCAGGAGCTCGTGGTTCAGCTCCGAGCGATCATCCTTCCGGCACTTTGCGACGCcgacagcaggtcagccgacctcgcCGTCGACCTCTTCGATGGTGTTATCGGCTGCATCACCGGGGTCATATCCAAGCTCCAGAGTATCACTACCGCAGGCTGTGAACCAGCGGCCATCCTCGGCGACGTTATCTCCAACGGCGCCGGCGAGGGACAAGAGAAGAAGCCCGTGATCAGGAACGCTGGTCAGAAGAGAAGGttcttgatttcccaataagactCTTGATTATATCATTTTAGAAAGACTCTTGATGACTTTATTTCTAGTCCAAGTTCATTTGTTTTGCGACATGATTTAGCTGGGTTTCAAATTGCACCATCACTTCATCACTAATACGTATTATACCTACTATACCTACTATCAGTGTCCTGGATATtttaatatggactacatacggaataaaatgCGCGAACAAACATAGTAAAACACGTGTACATACAACCGAttttggaaaaataaaaagaacatCTTACAATTCGGAAATGTGAGGGAGTGTGTACCGCTGCCTTTCTTCAATATGTTGCTACTCTTTCATGTATCTCGCTAATTAATTATTTgccacttatatatatatatgaatccATGCTATGTAGGAGGAACAACGAAAAGCGGTCAAGATCACTTGTAACAATTGTTCCACATTACGATGGCCATCATTGGAGAAAATATGGGCAGAAGAACATCAACGGGAGGCAACATGCTAGGTACATATACTACTCCTAAATAGTTTATTCAAGCATATATATCGTCACATTACTACTACATCAACCTGCATTTCTACTTTCCTTATCTGAGATGATTGAGACTTAATGGTTCTGTTATGAAGAACAATTGGAGGGAATCGCCAGGGATATATATATGTACGTCGAACAACGGAGATATATTATGAACTGGCATAATGCCGTAATCGTACATAGTTTTGAGGGGAAGGGGAGCCGGCGCGATTAGCTACACTACTCGAACATGCCTAATACACATCCCAATAGATCTCTTGCTACCATCTCTCTCCCTTCTTCACTCTTGGTGAATCCTTGCCGCATATGCTCTGTCTCCTCCCTCAATATTCTATTTTGTTCACAATTTCTTCAAGTATATTTGGATCTATGGAGAGAGGATGGCGACGAGGATGACGGGCAAGACTAGGCTTAGGCCATGGCAGTAAAGTTAGGCATGTCATGTCCATGTCGCGCTCTTTCACGTTCCTAGCTTTCTTGCATGATGACCTAGTCAGTCGTTTGGATGTCTTTTCTTTCAACCATTTCGGATTATTGACTTTCACTAATGAAAGTAGTTGTTATATCTACATGTTATGAAGCAACTAATTATTCATTGTAATGCATAACTAATTAAACTTGCAATTAAACAGGACCTACTACAGATGTGCCTACACGAAACGGAACTGCTCAGCAACCAAGACAATCCAACGACAGG
This window encodes:
- the LOC123429078 gene encoding probable WRKY transcription factor 54, which translates into the protein MTSNSMTVVHGGSEMDALLRRQQELVVQLRAIILPALCDADSRSADLAVDLFDGVIGCITGVISKLQSITTAGCEPAAILGDVISNGAGEGQEKKPVIRNAGQKRRRNNEKRSRSLVTIVPHYDGHHWRKYGQKNINGRQHARTYYRCAYTKRNCSATKTIQRQDHNGSLNCEDETAKYIVVYYGHHSCRADITRNVANIDPSVDLIQSGKMAGAVTDFEKFDQQDLDVSSLIEVFDNPELNWDIIC